From the genome of Monomorium pharaonis isolate MP-MQ-018 chromosome 2, ASM1337386v2, whole genome shotgun sequence, one region includes:
- the LOC118644540 gene encoding uncharacterized protein LOC118644540 isoform X1 produces the protein MVSRTPTRPSPRDISVEEGTEMPTTRKRAREQTSESTMSETAVLQAVLQEMRAIREEQARRESEFAMLLRQREEELSRLRNFQLSPSNNRASGDNVLGAASAGDTCGNRARTELGFKLKPDTFDGTVPLREFLSQFLLIARANLWDDASKSVALAASLRGEARTVLESLEDVEVFSFEELKSKLELRFGEGILTQNSYSLFTNRKQKSGESLAAFGAELERLSRLAYPECPFSVRDKIACSQFISAAKCYTHSRLK, from the exons ATGGTTTCGAGGACCCCGACACGTCCGAGCCCGCGAGATATTTCCGTTGAGGAGGGAACCGAAATGCCCACTACAAGGAAAAGGGCTCGAGAGCAGACTTCTGAATCTACGATGTCGGAGACGGCGGTACTGCAAGCCGTTCTCCAGGAGATGCGTGCGATACGTGAGGAGCAAGCACGAAGGGAATCGGAATTTGCAATGTTGTTGCGGCAGAGAGAAGAAGAGCTTTCTCGTTTACGAAATTTCCAGCTAAGTCCTTCTAATAATAGAGCCTCGGGCGATAATGTATTGGGGGCCGCGTCCGCGGGGGACACGTGCGGGAATCGTGCGCGAACGGAATTGGGTTTCAAATTGAAGCCTGACACTTTTGACGGGACGGTTCCGCTGCGGGAGTTCCTCTCTCAATTTCTCctaatcgcgcgcgcgaaccTTTGGGACGACGCGTCGAAATCTGTAGCTTTGGCCGCGAGTTTAAGGGGGGAAGCGCGAACAGT CTTAGAATCGTTAGAGGACGTAGAGGTTTTTAGttttgaagaattaaaatcaaaGCTCGAGTTGCGTTTTGGGGAGGGAATTCTTACTCAAAATTCTTATTCTCTTTTTAccaatagaaaacaaaaatctgGGGAAAGCCTGGCTGCTTTTGGAGCTGAGTTGGAAAGGCTTTCGCGTTTAGCATATCCGGAGTGTCCTTTTTCGGTGCGGGACAAGATCGCATGTTCGCAATTTATTTCCGCCGCAAAATGTTACACGCACTCccgattgaaataa
- the LOC118644540 gene encoding uncharacterized protein LOC118644540 isoform X2 — MVSRTPTRPSPRDISVEEGTEMPTTRKRAREQTSESTMSETAVLQAVLQEMRAIREEQARRESEFAMLLRQREEELSRLRNFQLSPSNNRASGDNVLGAASAGDTCGNRARTELGFKLKPDTFDGTVPLREFLSQFLLIARANLWDDASKSVALAASLRGEARTVLESLEDVEVFSFEELKSKLELRFGEGILTQNSYSLFTNRKQKSGESLAAFGAELERLSRLAYPECPFSVRDKIACSQFISAAKCYTHSRLK, encoded by the exons ATGGTTTCGAGGACCCCGACACGTCCGAGCCCGCGAGATATTTCCGTTGAGGAGGGAACCGAAATGCCCACTACAAGGAAAAGGGCTCGAGAGCAGACTTCTGAATCTACGATGTCGGAGACGGCGGTACTGCAAGCCGTTCTCCAGGAGATGCGTGCGATACGTGAGGAGCAAGCACGAAGGGAATCGGAATTTGCAATGTTGTTGCGGCAGAGAGAAGAAGAGCTTTCTCGTTTACGAAATTTCCAGCTAAGTCCTTCTAATAATAGAGCCTCGGGCGATAATGTATTGGGGGCCGCGTCCGCGGGGGACACGTGCGGGAATCGTGCGCGAACGGAATTGGGTTTCAAATTGAAGCCTGACACTTTTGACGGGACGGTTCCGCTGCGGGAGTTCCTCTCTCAATTTCTCctaatcgcgcgcgcgaaccTTTGGGACGACGCGTCGAAATCTGTAGCTTTGGCCGCGAGTTTAAGGGGGGAAGCGCGAACAGTCTTAG AATCGTTAGAGGACGTAGAGGTTTTTAGttttgaagaattaaaatcaaaGCTCGAGTTGCGTTTTGGGGAGGGAATTCTTACTCAAAATTCTTATTCTCTTTTTAccaatagaaaacaaaaatctgGGGAAAGCCTGGCTGCTTTTGGAGCTGAGTTGGAAAGGCTTTCGCGTTTAGCATATCCGGAGTGTCCTTTTTCGGTGCGGGACAAGATCGCATGTTCGCAATTTATTTCCGCCGCAAAATGTTACACGCACTCccgattgaaataa